GCTGGGCACCAGGTTGAAGGCCTGGAACACGATTCCGACGGTGTCGCGCCGGTAGTCCGACAGCTGCTTCTTGTTCAGGTTGGTCACGTCGATGTCGCCGAACTCGATGCGGCCCGCGCTCGGCTTCAGGATCCCGCCCAGGCAGGACAGCAGCGTGGTCTTGCCGCAACCGCTGGGGCCCAACAGGATCGCGAGCGATCCGGCCGGGACTTCGAGGTCGAGGCCGTCGATCGGGCGTACCGCGTAGCCGCCGCTGGAGTACTCCACGACGAGGTCTTTGACGAGCAGGTCGGCCATGTCAGGGTCCTCGGAACGCCAGGGCGGGGTCGATGGTGACGGCGCGGCGCAGGCCGGCGACGCTGGCCAGCAGGCCGATCACGACGGCGACGATCGGCAGCGCGATGAACGCCAGGGTGGGAACGTCGCAGCGCATCGGGAACGGCGGGCCGAGCACGAGCGACAGCCCCGCACCTAGTACCGCAGCCAGCAGCGCGACCGTCACCGCCTGCATCGCCAACCCGGCCATGATGGACCGGGTGGCCACCCCGACGGCCTTGAACACCGCGAAGTCCCGGGTGCGTTCGAGGGCGGACAGGTAGATCACCGAGCCGACGATCAGCGCGGCGACCGCCCACAGCAGGCCGGCCATCAGGCTCATCGCCTGGTTGGCGCCGCGCAACGGGCGGACCATGTCGTCGATCGCGCCGGCGCGATCGACGATGCGGAAGTCCGGTGGGGCCGGGCCAGGGGTGCCGACGATGCCGACCGACGAGATCAGCTTCTGGCCCGAGAACAGCAGTTGCTGAGCGCCGGGCACCGTCAGGTACACGTTGTCCTGGGCGGCCAGCGCGGTGAGGTCGTCGACCAGGCCGACAACGTGCAGTTTCGAGGCGCCGACGTCGACATCGGCGCCGACCGGGCGGCCCATCGTCGTCGACACCATGACCTCGTCCGGGGTTTGGGGTGCTCGGCCTTCCTTGACGGCAGGGGAGCCCGGGCCCTGCTCCGGCACCCCGAACACGTTGACGTTCCGTGGGCCACCTCCGGCGGGGATGGTCGACGAGCCGTACACCAGCGGGACCGCTGCCGTGACACCCGGAAGCCGGGCGGCCCGCTGAACATCGGTGAGCGGCAACGGCGCCGAGCCCAGGAACGGCCCGGCCGCGCCTTCTTTGATCATGAATGCGTCGAGGTGGAGGGCGTCGACGCTGCGTTCGGCCTCGACCCGGAAACCATTTGCCAGACCCGTCAGCACCAACGTCATCGCAAAGATCAACGCGGTGCCGACCGCGGCGATCATGAATCGCCGTCGGCGCCACTGCAGATCGCGTAACGCCGCGATCAACACGTCGTTGCCCTCATTGCTTTCGACGTTACCGAGATGGGTGTGGCGGGTGGCGGTTATTGGGGCAATTGGTGTTGTGGGTGTGGACGTTCCGCCGCGTTCGTCGGCTCCTCGACCGGTGCTCGCGTTGTGGGCCGCGTCGTTCACGCCAGTCACATCCGTCACGGATCTCCGAGCGACTACCGAGGTGCCCGCCTGTCAGCGACTTTTCAGCGACAATCGCCACGCTGATTAACATCTATCCCGCCAGACCCAGCTCCGGCGATATTTTTCGCCCATCTGGCACCATGGGTCCCACCGGCCTCACCAGTCCAGTGCCCACCTATTAGCGACACTGTCGCTCATAGCCGGGCAACTCAGATTCTGATGCGCACGAGGCTGCCGATATCCACAGTGACGCAAGTAATGAACGCCCGCGTTGCCAAAGAGGCTCACGGTGCTTCTGAGGCGATTGTCGCTGAAAAGTCGCTGACAGCCGGGCAACTCGACACCCACGTCCCCCATCCGACACGCCGAGCCGGTTGCGCCGGTGGACGCTGTGGCGTCGGGGCGCGGCCGAGTGCGGGCCCACGCGCGGACCTGCGCGGATGGTGAAGCGTGAAATACGTTGCAGCGCAGTGCGTTCATGGTCGCTCCGGAGTCCGTTCTCGGTGAATCGAGCCGATCGACGGACGGCCATCCAGCGAGACGGGGGAATCCGCAACAGGTAGGCCCGCGGCCACACTGCCGGCGTCGGCCGGGATTGATCGGACCGTTGTCGGTGCGTGATGCGACGATGCGCGGTTCACTCAATTGAGGACTGGAGGACATGATGAAAACTGGCGTATGTGGCGTGGCGGCGTTGCTGGCCGCGGCGGCTCTCATCGCGAGCCCGACGGCGATGGCGGCACCGTCATGGACCATGCCGAATCTGATCGGGATGGATCTGCAGGGCGCCCAGGATGCGATCCAATCACTGACGGACGGTGAGGTGTGGTTCAGCAGTTCGACTGATCTGACCGGCCAGGGCCGGGCGCAGATCAGCGACCGCAACTGGCAGGTGTGCAGTTCGACGCCGGCGCCAGGGGCGAAGTTCTCAGCGTCGACGCAGATTGATTTCGGAGTGGTGCGGATCGATACGGAGGACTGTCCGTAGGGCTGGGCGGCCACGGCCGGGGAGTGGAGCGTGCCGCGAGTGACTCCCGGACGGATCCCCGCCCCGGCCGTAGGCTCATGAGCATGCGATTCGCAGGCGGTGCCGCCACGCTGCTCGTTGCGGCGATGGTTGCTGTGAGTGGCTGCACCGGTGCACCTGATCGCGAGGACGAAGCACTCGATATCCGAGACCGCATATCAGGGATGCCGGGGGTGTCGGAGGCTGATCTGATCTACAACAACGGCATCATCGAGGGCACTCGGTTCGAACTCGAGATCGACATGGCGCGGGCCAGCGATCAGCAGATCGGCGCGGTCGCCGCACAACTCGACGATATGCGTGGCAATGACTTCGCGAAGTTCGACCAGCGTATGAAAATCATTGTGGGCGAACGCACCTCCGTCTCCGGAAGCGCCGACCTGCCGGCAGATATGGAGCAGCTGACGGGACTGCTGCGTCGTCTGCGTGCAGACGCTCCGGCTGGGGAAATCATGTGGTCTGGCGGCGCGCCCGACGCATCAAGGGTGCAGATCCTGGAGGCCGAGGACCCCGATGCCGCGGTCGACGCCGTCCTGCGCATCTTTTCTGAGCGGCCACTCAACGAGATCGAGGTCTCGGCAGCCGACCGGGTCGCCGATCCGCACTGGATGATCGTCAACCGGTTTACCCCCGCCGACAAGGAACGCATCGAACAGCAACTGGCTGCGGCGGCGCCCGTCGACCCCGGCTGGATCGGCGTCCGTGACGGATGGATCAACCGCCTCACCTTCAGCGTGCCGACGCCGGCGACCGCGTACGACGACGTGGTCCGCGCCATTCACGCCATCGACGCCGGCCCGGCCCATCCCGTCAGCCTCACCTGGGCCTGGCACGGCGCTGACTACCGCTACGACGAGCCACGCTGGGCGGGGAGCGCCATGATCGGCAAATGCGAATACGTCAACGGCGACCGCACCGTGTCCGAGCCGCTCGTGCCGGATGCGTTGGCGCTACAGCAGCGCATCCGCGACGAGTTCGACACCTGCCTCAAGTAGCAGGTCCCGAAGGGGTCAGCTTGATGGCGGCGAGGTGTTCGCGATCGACCGCCTCGGTGAACTCCTCCGGCGTGGGGATGCGCTGATCGCGGAACGTCAACCCCATCATCCGTTGGGCGCGCTTGACGCCGTAGGACTCGGCGCAGCGGTGGAACAGATCGGCGACTGTGGCGCGGTCCGTGATGAGCTCGCCGCGCATGGTCGTCGTCCGGCCGTCGTGAAGCACCTCAGCGGCGGCTCCGTCGCGGAAGTTGTGCTTCCAACCGGCGTCGGTCATCGCGTAGAGCGTGCCGTCGATGAGGTGCGCGCTCAGCGGAATCGCATACTGCCGCCCGGTTTTTCGGCCGCGCACGGTCAGAATCATGAACTGGTGGCGTGCGGGGCCGGCGAGTGGCGTGCGCAGCAGGAACCGAAGTGCAGGGTTGACGATGCGCATCATCGTCTGCGGTGGATGGGCCACGGTGATCGCGGGTGATTGCCCTGTCATGACCTCACGCTAGGCCGATTGTCCGACGCTGCCCAGGGTGTCGATGGATTCGATGCTCGCGGAGACCCCGAGGTCCGACACGACTTCGAGACTGCCGGTATCGGGGCGCGACCGGCCCTGCTAGTGTCCAGCGCAATCGGCGAGGGGCAGGATCATGAACGCAATAGCCGGAATTCGGCAAATGATGGGTCAGATCTTCGAGTCGGGGCATGCGGTCAAACGCCTCGTCGACCGGGGCATCATCGAGCCCTTGGATATCGGCGCCGCCGTGCGCAGCGCCAAACTCGCCCAGCAGTACGGGCCGCAGGCCACCATGGCGATCCAGGGCGGGCGCCGGTACGCGGACCTGCCGGCGATCGTCGACGAACGCGGCACGTTGACCTACAAACAGGTCGACGACCAATCGTGGGCGTTGGCACACGGCCTGCAGCGCCTGGGACTCAAGGAAGGCTCCGTTGTCGGGTTGCTCTGCCGGGATCATCGCGGCCTGATCATCGCGATGGCCGGCTGCGGCAAACTCGGTGCGCGCCTGGTGCTGATGAACACCGGCTTCGCCAAACCGCAGTTCGCGGAGGTCTGCGCGCGCGAGGGCGTCAGCGTGGTGATGCACGACACCGAGTTCCTCGGCCTGCTCGACGCGCTGCCCGCCGAGCTTCCGCGGATACTGACCTGGGTCGACGACGCCGCCCGGGTACCCGAGGGCGCGCAGAGCATCGACGACATCGTGGCCGCGAACCCCACCACGCCGCTGCCCGCACCGAGCAAGCCCGGCGGGTCGGTCATCCTCACCAGCGGTACCACCGGCCTGCCCAAAGGCGCTCCGCGAAACACCGTGTCCCCGTTCGCGACCGCGCAGATCGTCGACCGAGTTCCGTTCCCGCGCAAGGGAACCATGGTGATCGTTTCACCGATCTTCCACAGCACCGGCTGGGCCACCTACCTGGTCGGTGCCGCCCTTGGCAACAAGGTCGTGACCGCGCGGCGGTTCAACGCCGAGGGCACGCTGAAGCTGATGGCCGAGCACAAGGCTGACATGTTGGTGGCCGTGCCGACGATGTTGCACCGGATGGTCGAACTGGGCCCCGAGATCATCGGCAAGTACGACACGTCGGCGTTGAAGGTGATCCTGATCGCCGGATCGGCGCTGAGCCCGGACTTGTCCACCAGGGTGCAGGACGTCTTCGGCGATGTGCTCTACAACATGTACGGCTCCACCGAGTGCGCCATCGCCACCATCGCGACTCCGGCCGAACTGCGGGCCGCGCCGGGAACCGCCGGGCGTGCGCCGGTGACCTGTGAGGTGGTGCTCTACGACGAGAACGATCGGCGCGTCGAGGGGGCCAACCGTCGCGGCCGGATCTTCATCCGCAATGGCGCGCCGTTCCAGGGGTATACCGATGGCCGCACCAAGCAGATCATCGACGGTTACATGTCCAGCGGCGACATGGGCCATTTCGACAAGGACGGACTGCTGTTCGTCGACGGTCGCGACGACGACATGATCGTCTCCGGCGGTGAGAACGTCTTCCCGCAGGAAGTAGAGAACCTGCTCGAGGAACGCGACGACATCGCCGAGGTGGCAGTGGTCGGTGTCGATGACGTCGAGTTCGGAAAACGGTTGCGGGCCTTCGTCGTTCCCGAACCGGGCGCCAGCCCCGACGCGGCCGAGATCAAGCTGTATGTCAAGGAGAATCTGGCTCGGCACAAGGTGCCCCGCGATGTGGTGTTCATCGACGAACTGCCGCGCAACGCCACCGGCAAGCTGTTGCGACGGGTGCTCGTCGAGATGGACGTCGATTCCTAGCCGATTGCCGCCGGCGATCTTGCGCGAGACCATGGCGATATGGCCGGTTTCGTCACGGTCCGGGCCTACGCCGAGCTCAACGACTTCTTGGGACCCGAGGCGCGGGGCGTGCCTGTGCGCCGGCCGTGCCAGA
The genomic region above belongs to Mycolicibacterium sp. HK-90 and contains:
- a CDS encoding acyl-CoA synthetase → MNAIAGIRQMMGQIFESGHAVKRLVDRGIIEPLDIGAAVRSAKLAQQYGPQATMAIQGGRRYADLPAIVDERGTLTYKQVDDQSWALAHGLQRLGLKEGSVVGLLCRDHRGLIIAMAGCGKLGARLVLMNTGFAKPQFAEVCAREGVSVVMHDTEFLGLLDALPAELPRILTWVDDAARVPEGAQSIDDIVAANPTTPLPAPSKPGGSVILTSGTTGLPKGAPRNTVSPFATAQIVDRVPFPRKGTMVIVSPIFHSTGWATYLVGAALGNKVVTARRFNAEGTLKLMAEHKADMLVAVPTMLHRMVELGPEIIGKYDTSALKVILIAGSALSPDLSTRVQDVFGDVLYNMYGSTECAIATIATPAELRAAPGTAGRAPVTCEVVLYDENDRRVEGANRRGRIFIRNGAPFQGYTDGRTKQIIDGYMSSGDMGHFDKDGLLFVDGRDDDMIVSGGENVFPQEVENLLEERDDIAEVAVVGVDDVEFGKRLRAFVVPEPGASPDAAEIKLYVKENLARHKVPRDVVFIDELPRNATGKLLRRVLVEMDVDS
- a CDS encoding PASTA domain-containing protein; amino-acid sequence: MMKTGVCGVAALLAAAALIASPTAMAAPSWTMPNLIGMDLQGAQDAIQSLTDGEVWFSSSTDLTGQGRAQISDRNWQVCSSTPAPGAKFSASTQIDFGVVRIDTEDCP
- a CDS encoding ABC transporter permease; translated protein: MLIAALRDLQWRRRRFMIAAVGTALIFAMTLVLTGLANGFRVEAERSVDALHLDAFMIKEGAAGPFLGSAPLPLTDVQRAARLPGVTAAVPLVYGSSTIPAGGGPRNVNVFGVPEQGPGSPAVKEGRAPQTPDEVMVSTTMGRPVGADVDVGASKLHVVGLVDDLTALAAQDNVYLTVPGAQQLLFSGQKLISSVGIVGTPGPAPPDFRIVDRAGAIDDMVRPLRGANQAMSLMAGLLWAVAALIVGSVIYLSALERTRDFAVFKAVGVATRSIMAGLAMQAVTVALLAAVLGAGLSLVLGPPFPMRCDVPTLAFIALPIVAVVIGLLASVAGLRRAVTIDPALAFRGP